A section of the Streptomyces sp. CG1 genome encodes:
- a CDS encoding TetR/AcrR family transcriptional regulator, whose protein sequence is MVMAQRQQRQDRKPRLTAQDWADAALIAIGEGGIAAVAVEPLAARLGTTKGSFYWHFANRDALIEAALDRWAQINTEGTISEVEAEPDPKKRIHLLFAVAITSATADPLEVALLATATQPQVAAALRQVTERRVAYLAQLFADLGFPGPEARRRGLLAYTVYLGHAQLGHAVPSMLPPEEGGEFRAYLNEVLEVLMTRCGA, encoded by the coding sequence ATGGTCATGGCGCAACGGCAGCAACGACAGGACAGGAAACCCCGGTTGACCGCCCAGGACTGGGCGGACGCCGCGCTCATCGCGATCGGTGAGGGCGGTATCGCGGCCGTCGCCGTGGAACCCCTGGCGGCCCGGCTCGGCACCACCAAGGGCAGCTTCTACTGGCACTTCGCCAACCGTGACGCGCTCATCGAGGCCGCTCTCGACCGCTGGGCACAGATCAACACCGAGGGCACCATCAGCGAGGTCGAGGCGGAACCAGACCCCAAGAAGCGGATCCATCTGCTCTTCGCCGTAGCCATCACGTCGGCCACGGCCGATCCGCTCGAGGTCGCGCTGCTCGCCACCGCGACGCAACCCCAGGTGGCGGCGGCCCTGCGCCAGGTGACCGAGCGTAGGGTGGCATACCTCGCCCAGCTCTTCGCCGACCTCGGCTTCCCCGGACCGGAGGCGCGCCGCCGCGGACTGCTCGCGTATACCGTCTATCTTGGCCACGCCCAACTCGGCCACGCGGTGCCCTCGATGCTGCCCCCGGAGGAGGGCGGGGAGTTCCGCGCATATCTCAACGAGGTACTCGAGGTGCTGATGACCCGCTGCGGGGCATGA
- a CDS encoding RCC1 domain-containing protein, producing MTTPQVARVEAWGSDFERQTPVDVPELTEARVTSLASGRDHILALLWNGTIKAWGNNELGQLGDGSNVGHLTPGTVRTLTGVTALAAGCDHSLALMSDGTVKAWGSNLFGELGDGTNNNSTTPVTVTGLSGVRAIAGGCNHSLALMSDGTVKAWGNNVYGQLGDGTNNNSAIPVTVTGLADVRTIAGGGLHSLAVLSDGSVRAWGLNNLGQLGDGTNNDSSTPVVVAALRGARAIAAGGYHSLALLSDGTVKGWGSNGDGQLGNGTNNDSSTPITVTGLTDVRTIAARFSHSLAVSGGFVNAWGGNAFGQLGDGSTTASNVPITVVTGLGNITVVVAHSGGNFTLAAA from the coding sequence ATGACAACCCCCCAGGTAGCGCGTGTCGAGGCCTGGGGCAGCGACTTCGAACGGCAGACACCGGTCGACGTACCAGAGCTGACGGAAGCCCGCGTCACGAGCCTCGCCTCCGGCAGGGACCACATCCTGGCGCTGCTCTGGAACGGCACGATCAAAGCCTGGGGGAACAACGAGCTAGGGCAACTCGGCGACGGCAGCAACGTCGGCCACCTCACCCCAGGTACGGTACGCACCTTGACAGGCGTAACGGCGCTCGCAGCCGGCTGCGACCACAGCCTCGCGCTGATGTCCGACGGCACTGTCAAAGCCTGGGGTAGCAACCTCTTCGGCGAGCTTGGGGACGGCACCAACAACAACAGCACCACCCCCGTCACCGTCACCGGCCTCAGCGGCGTCCGCGCCATCGCAGGAGGCTGCAATCACAGCCTCGCGCTGATGTCCGACGGCACTGTCAAAGCCTGGGGCAACAACGTCTACGGCCAACTTGGGGACGGCACCAACAACAACAGCGCCATCCCCGTAACCGTCACCGGCCTCGCCGATGTCCGAACCATCGCAGGCGGCGGCCTTCACAGCCTCGCCGTGCTCTCCGACGGCAGCGTCAGGGCTTGGGGGTTGAACAACCTTGGTCAGCTCGGCGACGGCACGAACAATGACAGCAGCACCCCGGTCGTGGTTGCCGCCCTCCGCGGTGCCCGTGCCATCGCAGCAGGTGGCTATCACAGCCTTGCGCTGCTGTCCGACGGCACCGTCAAAGGCTGGGGCAGCAACGGGGACGGTCAGCTCGGGAACGGCACGAACAATGACAGCAGCACCCCGATCACCGTCACCGGGCTCACCGATGTCCGAACCATCGCAGCACGTTTCAGCCACAGCCTCGCCGTGAGCGGGGGCTTCGTCAACGCCTGGGGAGGCAACGCTTTCGGTCAGCTGGGCGACGGCAGCACAACCGCCAGCAACGTTCCCATCACTGTGGTCACTGGCCTTGGCAACATCACCGTCGTCGTGGCCCACAGCGGTGGAAACTTCACCCTTGCGGCGGCTTGA
- a CDS encoding VOC family protein, translating into MMSIKKFQVTFDCAEPERLARFWCEVLGYVVPPPPEGFATWDDFKRSQPPAQQDAWFACVDPSGVGPRLYFQRVPEGKAAKNRLHLDVRVGTGLVGEERLAALEAECARLVPLGAVHVRTLYDGNDACIPMLDIEDNEFCLD; encoded by the coding sequence GTGATGTCGATCAAGAAGTTCCAAGTCACCTTCGACTGCGCAGAACCTGAGCGCCTAGCCCGTTTCTGGTGCGAGGTGTTGGGGTACGTTGTACCGCCGCCACCCGAGGGGTTTGCCACTTGGGACGATTTCAAGCGCTCGCAGCCACCTGCGCAGCAGGACGCATGGTTTGCCTGTGTTGACCCCTCAGGCGTGGGTCCGCGACTGTACTTCCAGCGCGTCCCCGAAGGGAAGGCCGCCAAGAACCGGCTGCATCTTGACGTGCGGGTTGGCACGGGACTCGTGGGTGAAGAGCGCCTCGCCGCACTTGAGGCCGAGTGCGCACGACTGGTCCCGCTCGGCGCGGTACACGTGCGAACGCTGTATGACGGCAATGATGCGTGCATCCCGATGCTGGACATCGAGGACAACGAGTTCTGCCTCGACTGA
- a CDS encoding acyl-CoA thioester hydrolase/BAAT C-terminal domain-containing protein, with product MDVIERELTDPWEGILAAPARCSHIGVLVLAGSSGRVERERVRILAQQGMTALSIRWFGGPGQSPGICEIPLETFTTAVDFLQGNEAERIGILGTSKGAEAALLTAVHDPRVDVVIALSPTSRVWCNVGPGRDGAHHPYRSSWTWREQALPFVPMDDSWTPAEPGSGPVAIRGWYEVSERTFAPLLAPAEIPVDKAQADLLLVAGGDDAMWPSLPFAEQLAWRRRSAGSTVRLIARDDAGHRPRLPGESPALASAQFRYGGTPEGDVLLGAAAWPHILDMLRGGS from the coding sequence GTGGATGTCATCGAGCGCGAGCTGACCGACCCCTGGGAAGGCATTTTGGCCGCTCCTGCCCGCTGCAGTCACATCGGCGTTCTGGTCCTGGCGGGTTCCAGCGGGCGCGTTGAACGGGAAAGAGTACGCATCCTCGCCCAGCAGGGCATGACGGCTTTGTCGATTCGCTGGTTCGGCGGGCCAGGGCAGTCTCCAGGAATCTGCGAGATCCCCTTGGAGACCTTCACTACTGCCGTCGACTTTCTCCAAGGGAATGAGGCAGAGCGCATCGGCATCCTGGGCACTTCCAAGGGGGCTGAGGCCGCTCTGCTCACGGCAGTGCACGATCCGCGCGTGGACGTAGTCATCGCGTTGTCGCCCACGTCTCGGGTTTGGTGCAACGTCGGACCAGGCCGTGACGGAGCGCATCACCCCTATCGGTCGTCCTGGACCTGGCGAGAGCAGGCGCTGCCCTTCGTCCCGATGGACGATTCCTGGACTCCCGCAGAGCCGGGCAGCGGCCCCGTCGCCATCCGGGGATGGTACGAAGTCAGCGAGCGGACCTTCGCGCCCCTGCTTGCTCCTGCGGAAATTCCCGTGGACAAGGCTCAGGCCGATCTCCTGCTGGTCGCAGGCGGCGATGACGCGATGTGGCCGTCCCTTCCCTTCGCCGAACAACTGGCCTGGCGCCGACGCTCAGCTGGATCCACCGTGCGTCTGATCGCCCGCGACGATGCCGGCCACCGCCCGCGTCTGCCTGGCGAGAGCCCTGCGTTGGCATCAGCGCAATTCCGGTACGGAGGCACGCCCGAAGGGGACGTGCTCTTGGGGGCTGCTGCGTGGCCTCACATCCTCGACATGCTCCGCGGCGGGAGCTGA
- a CDS encoding DUF2867 domain-containing protein, whose translation MTAVRNVHERVIDAPAAAVGALLDRLSAVDDPIFPTPAWPRMCLDGPLAVGADGGHGRIRYHVTAYEPGRRVRFDTSPGGGLDGYHELTVAPLGAERCRVRHVLECEARGLLRLQWACVIRHIHDTMIEEIFDNIERAAADGVARPRRWSPWVRLLHRLGWARPQAIASPPTAQLIRTSLDRTDYEDAYRMELLPGLPRDPAAWTGILRDAFPVLAQEGGELLLDVNTAGLTARASILIDERYVTLSTAVKADGLRARLYWGVVKHVHPFMARTMFRRTHRTLGLAAPSAGERSRAVPLGACATGSSDAG comes from the coding sequence ATGACTGCGGTACGCAATGTCCACGAGCGTGTGATCGACGCCCCCGCGGCGGCCGTCGGCGCCCTGCTCGACCGCCTCTCCGCCGTGGACGACCCGATCTTCCCGACCCCGGCCTGGCCGCGTATGTGCCTCGACGGCCCGCTCGCCGTGGGTGCGGACGGCGGGCACGGCCGGATCCGCTACCACGTCACGGCGTACGAACCCGGGCGTCGCGTCCGCTTCGACACCTCGCCGGGCGGCGGCCTCGACGGATACCACGAACTGACGGTCGCACCGCTCGGCGCCGAACGCTGCCGCGTACGCCATGTCCTCGAGTGCGAAGCGCGCGGCCTCCTCCGGCTCCAGTGGGCCTGCGTCATACGGCACATACACGACACGATGATCGAGGAAATCTTCGACAACATCGAGCGCGCGGCGGCCGACGGCGTCGCCCGCCCCAGGCGCTGGTCACCGTGGGTGCGGCTGCTCCACCGGCTCGGCTGGGCTCGACCCCAAGCCATCGCCAGTCCGCCGACGGCCCAGCTGATCCGCACCTCCCTCGACCGTACCGACTACGAGGACGCGTACCGGATGGAACTCCTGCCGGGCCTGCCGCGTGACCCAGCGGCCTGGACGGGCATCCTGCGCGACGCCTTCCCGGTCCTCGCCCAAGAGGGCGGCGAGCTGCTCCTGGATGTGAACACTGCGGGTCTGACGGCCCGCGCCTCGATCCTCATCGATGAGCGTTACGTCACCCTCAGCACGGCCGTGAAGGCCGACGGCCTGCGCGCGCGCCTTTACTGGGGTGTGGTCAAGCACGTACACCCCTTCATGGCCCGCACCATGTTCCGGCGTACACACCGCACGTTGGGCCTCGCAGCGCCCAGCGCCGGAGAACGGAGTCGGGCCGTCCCGCTCGGAGCGTGCGCCACTGGATCATCGGATGCGGGGTGA
- a CDS encoding asparagine synthase-related protein, which produces MSGGLDSSAVTALAVRALKDEGAGPVRSFTADFVGAAEDFVPTRCAARPTPPPCEIWPNSSRPTTRKSSWTVTT; this is translated from the coding sequence CTGTCCGGCGGACTGGACTCCTCGGCCGTCACCGCGCTCGCTGTCCGGGCGCTGAAGGACGAAGGCGCTGGACCGGTCCGCTCCTTCACTGCCGATTTCGTCGGAGCCGCCGAGGACTTCGTACCCACCCGCTGCGCAGCACGCCCGACGCCCCCTCCGTGCGAGATCTGGCCGAACTCGTCAAGGCCGACCACAAGGAAATCTTCCTGGACAGTGACCACCTGA
- a CDS encoding TIGR03618 family F420-dependent PPOX class oxidoreductase, protein MAAELDEQVRKRLQEPNFWYVATVTPDGAPHVTPMWVGLEDGLIVFNTSVGRIKEENLRNDARVHLSHADADDPYDRVQISGRAVRLVLGEEAERGMDRLARKYLGLNGYPWLIEGEQRVHVLVEPERVRRIVGVEPFRPGVIPS, encoded by the coding sequence ATGGCGGCGGAGCTGGACGAGCAGGTGCGCAAGCGGCTTCAGGAGCCGAACTTCTGGTATGTGGCCACGGTGACACCCGACGGGGCGCCGCACGTCACGCCGATGTGGGTGGGACTGGAGGACGGCCTGATCGTCTTCAACACCTCGGTCGGCCGGATCAAGGAGGAGAACCTGCGCAACGACGCCCGGGTCCACCTCTCGCACGCCGACGCCGACGATCCCTACGACAGGGTGCAGATCTCCGGCCGTGCTGTGCGCCTGGTGCTGGGGGAGGAGGCCGAGCGCGGCATGGACCGGCTGGCTCGCAAGTACCTGGGCCTGAACGGATATCCGTGGCTGATCGAGGGCGAGCAGCGGGTTCACGTCCTGGTCGAGCCGGAGCGGGTGCGCCGCATCGTCGGCGTCGAACCGTTCCGGCCGGGAGTCATCCCCTCCTGA